The following are encoded in a window of Candidatus Tanganyikabacteria bacterium genomic DNA:
- a CDS encoding glycosyltransferase family 4 protein, with protein MRIALIAPIHEACPPRGYGGIELVVALLADGLVERGHDVTLFASGDSATRARLRPSVPRALRAEQPFPLTPEEAANRRSAHLAAELLHVCGALECAADFDLIHNHAGYTGIALARMVRTPVVSTLHGPFTPENRGFFGVMRDHPYVAISHDQRSAAADLGLNVVGVVYNGIDTRWFELPTPPSDLVPASFRGRYLLFLGRISPEKGTHVAVAAARRAGLPLVLAGKIDPVDAAYWREEVQPHVDGDRVRFVGEVGGDAKRAILLGARAVLHPVQWPEPFGLVMAEAMAAGVPVIACPRGSAPELVEDGITGFLREDVAGIAQAVSLVDRLAPGAIRESCRRRFDAARMVDDYLAVYERVAQPCSV; from the coding sequence ATGCGAATCGCGCTGATCGCCCCGATCCACGAGGCCTGCCCGCCGAGAGGGTATGGCGGCATCGAACTGGTCGTGGCCCTGCTGGCCGACGGCCTGGTCGAGCGCGGGCACGACGTCACGCTCTTCGCCTCCGGGGACTCGGCGACCCGCGCCAGGTTGCGGCCCAGCGTGCCCAGGGCGCTACGGGCGGAGCAGCCCTTCCCGCTCACCCCCGAGGAGGCCGCAAACCGGCGATCGGCGCACCTCGCGGCCGAGCTGCTGCACGTGTGCGGGGCGCTGGAATGCGCCGCCGACTTCGACCTGATCCACAACCACGCGGGCTATACCGGCATCGCCCTGGCGCGCATGGTCCGCACTCCGGTCGTCAGCACGCTGCACGGACCGTTCACGCCCGAGAATCGGGGCTTCTTCGGCGTCATGCGGGACCATCCCTACGTGGCCATCAGCCACGATCAGCGGTCCGCCGCCGCCGATCTGGGCCTGAACGTGGTGGGAGTGGTCTACAACGGCATCGACACCCGGTGGTTCGAGCTCCCCACGCCCCCTTCGGACCTGGTACCGGCCTCGTTCCGCGGCCGCTACCTCCTCTTCCTGGGCCGGATCTCGCCCGAGAAGGGCACGCACGTCGCCGTGGCCGCGGCCAGGCGCGCCGGCCTGCCACTGGTGCTGGCCGGCAAGATCGATCCGGTGGACGCGGCCTACTGGCGCGAGGAAGTGCAGCCGCACGTGGACGGCGACCGGGTGCGCTTCGTGGGCGAAGTCGGCGGCGATGCGAAGCGTGCCATCCTTCTGGGCGCCCGCGCGGTGTTGCATCCGGTGCAATGGCCCGAACCGTTCGGTCTGGTCATGGCCGAGGCGATGGCCGCCGGCGTGCCGGTGATCGCCTGCCCGCGCGGCTCGGCCCCCGAACTCGTGGAGGACGGCATCACCGGCTTCCTGCGCGAGGACGTCGCCGGGATCGCGCAGGCGGTTTCCCTGGTGGATCGGCTCGCGCCTGGCGCCATCCGCGAGAGCTGCCGCCGCCGGTTCGACGCGGCGCGCATGGTGGACGATTACCTGGCCGTCTA